The following proteins are co-located in the Heliorestis convoluta genome:
- a CDS encoding GAF domain-containing hybrid sensor histidine kinase/response regulator, whose protein sequence is MFEDINNNIKISCENVSCDIISEWQSIIDLVTRLSGTRVGLIMRICSGEIEVFVASNSQGNPYKIKDKEALYDSGLYCERVIKTQSKLLVPNALKSDEWNNNPDLKYGLIAYLGFPIRKPNGSVFGTICLLDDKENLYSNSIIELMEKMRDMIEGHLKITTLLAQNVKQFKTIKEKMIQLDQAYKKAEEATRAKSDFLAIMSHEIRTPLNGILGMNHLLSETSLTEEQREFTEAISDSAEVLLHVLNDILDFSKLEAAKMRLEDTVFNLRQIAISVINLFKKKVGKNGLNLSLAMPSEVDDWVIGDRNRLRQILINLVSNAIKFTIQGEVLIQITIESKDNDIMKVKFEVKDTGIGIKEEVIHNIFNPFIQADSSTTRLYGGTGLGLSISKQLVELMGGEIGVTSKIGEGSLFWFSIPYQTVAEPVHQNQVDSFDNGPAKTYPVWELEKPVLLVEDNQVNQKVALNLLSKMGLTVDIANNGLEAIHSLQKKEYDLILMDCHMPEMDGFQATEAIRKWESKKNQRTPIVAMTALAMQGDKDRCLRAGMDDYISKPIKLEQLIPVFERWLPG, encoded by the coding sequence ATGTTTGAAGATATTAACAATAACATAAAAATATCTTGTGAAAACGTATCATGCGATATTATATCAGAGTGGCAAAGTATTATTGATCTTGTAACAAGATTATCTGGCACACGTGTAGGGCTAATCATGCGTATCTGTTCAGGCGAAATTGAGGTCTTTGTTGCCAGCAATAGCCAAGGTAACCCTTATAAAATCAAAGATAAAGAAGCCCTTTATGATTCTGGATTATACTGTGAAAGAGTAATAAAAACACAGAGTAAGTTGCTGGTGCCCAATGCCTTGAAATCTGATGAGTGGAACAATAATCCAGACCTTAAATACGGTCTAATAGCGTACCTTGGTTTCCCCATCCGAAAGCCAAACGGTAGCGTATTTGGTACCATATGTTTGTTAGATGATAAAGAGAATTTATATTCCAATAGTATCATCGAATTGATGGAAAAAATGAGAGATATGATTGAGGGTCATCTCAAAATAACGACCCTTCTTGCGCAAAATGTTAAGCAATTCAAGACAATAAAGGAAAAGATGATTCAACTCGATCAGGCTTATAAAAAAGCAGAAGAAGCCACTCGAGCAAAGAGTGATTTTCTTGCTATAATGAGCCATGAGATTCGCACCCCCTTGAATGGAATTCTAGGCATGAATCATTTACTGTCAGAAACTTCTCTCACTGAGGAGCAACGAGAATTTACAGAAGCCATTTCAGACTCAGCTGAAGTGCTTCTCCATGTTCTCAATGATATACTAGATTTTTCGAAGCTCGAAGCTGCTAAAATGCGTCTTGAGGACACTGTTTTCAATTTACGTCAAATTGCTATAAGTGTGATTAATCTTTTTAAGAAAAAGGTAGGGAAAAATGGTCTAAATCTATCCTTAGCAATGCCAAGCGAAGTAGATGATTGGGTTATCGGAGATCGAAACAGGTTGCGTCAAATTTTAATCAATTTGGTATCGAATGCGATCAAATTTACCATTCAGGGTGAAGTATTAATTCAAATTACTATAGAGTCAAAAGATAATGACATCATGAAAGTAAAGTTCGAAGTAAAAGACACGGGTATAGGAATTAAGGAAGAAGTTATTCATAATATTTTCAACCCTTTTATTCAGGCAGATTCTTCAACAACGCGTCTCTATGGTGGTACCGGGCTTGGTTTGAGCATTTCAAAACAATTGGTTGAACTCATGGGCGGAGAAATTGGTGTTACTAGTAAGATCGGTGAGGGCTCCCTCTTCTGGTTCTCGATTCCTTATCAAACCGTAGCCGAACCTGTACATCAAAATCAAGTTGATTCGTTTGACAACGGTCCTGCAAAAACCTATCCAGTTTGGGAGCTGGAAAAGCCAGTCTTACTTGTTGAAGATAATCAAGTAAATCAAAAAGTAGCTCTGAACCTTTTAAGCAAAATGGGTTTGACTGTGGATATTGCCAATAACGGTTTAGAAGCTATTCATTCGCTACAGAAAAAGGAATATGACCTTATTCTCATGGATTGCCATATGCCAGAAATGGATGGTTTTCAGGCTACCGAAGCGATCCGAAAATGGGAATCCAAAAAGAATCAACGGACACCAATTGTTGCTATGACCGCATTGGCAATGCAAGGAGATAAAGATAGGTGCCTTCGTGCGGGAATGGATGATTATATCAGTAAGCCAATTAAACTGGAGCAACTTATCCCTGTCTTTGAGCGGTGGCTTCCCGGGTAA